From Caretta caretta isolate rCarCar2 chromosome 3, rCarCar1.hap1, whole genome shotgun sequence, a single genomic window includes:
- the ARG1 gene encoding arginase-1 isoform X1, with product MSVRPKTSAGIIWAPFSKGQAREGVEDGPAAVKEAGLIDKLTAQGCDVKDYGALQFDDIPNDRPCHNAKNPRSVGSANEKLASVVAEAKKSGRTCLVVGGDHSLAIGSISGHAKIHPDLAVIWVDAHADINTPLTSSSGNMHGQPVAFLLKELKDKMPDVPGFSWITPCLSAEDIVYIGLRDVDTAEHCILKSVGIKYYSMTEIDQLGIGKVMEETLSYLLANKKRPIHLSFDVDGLDPSLASATGTPVPGGVTLREGIYIAEELYRTGLLSVVDIMEINPARGKTQEEVNTTVNTAVSIILSCFGKAREGSHSSSYRIPQPQKSI from the exons ATGAGTGTAAGACCGAAGACCTCAGCTGGAATCATCTGGGCTCCTTTTTCAAAAGGACAG GCACGGGAAGGAGTGGAAGACGGGCCGGCAGCGGTGAAGGAAGCTGGCCTGATTGATAAACTAACAGCCCAAG ggtgTGATGTTAAAGATTATGGAGCCTTGCAGTTTGATGACATTCCCAATGACAGACCATGTCATAATGCAAAAAATCCTAGAAGTGTTGGGAGCGCAAATGAGAAGCTAGCCAGCGTTGTGGCAGAAGCGAAGAAGAGTGGAAGAACCTGTTTGGTAGTTGGCGGTGATCACAG CTTGGCAATTGGAAGCATATCTGGCCATGCAAAGATTCACCCTGATCTTGCTGTAATTTGGGTTGATGCCCATGCTGATATTAACACTCCATTGACATCATCATCTGGGAACATGCATGGGCAGCCAGTGGCTTTCCTTCTAAAGGAATTGAAGGACAAG ATGCCTGATGTTCCAGGATTCTCGTGGATAACCCCGTGCCTGTCTGCTGAAGACATTGTGTATATTGGACTAAGAGATGTGGACACTGCTGAACA CTGTATTCTGAAATCTGTGGGTATTAAATACTATTCGATGACTGAAATAGATCAACTTGGGATTGGGAAGGTGATGGAAGAAACACTTAGTTATTTGCTGGCCAA TAAGAAGAGACCAATTCACTTAAGTTTTGATGTTGATGGCTTGGATCCCTCTCTGGCATCAGCTACAGGGACCCCAGTTCCTGGAGGAGTGACTTTGAGGGAGGGTATCTATATAGCAGAAGAACTTTATAGAACAG ggttgcTATCGGTAGTAGATATAATGGAGATCAATCCAGCTCGTGGGAAGACACAAGAAGAAGTTAACACAACGGTCAACACAGCTGTTTCAATTATCTTGTCCTGTTTTGGTAAAGCACGTGAAGGTTCTCATAGTTCCAGTTACCGTATACCCCAGCCACAAAAATCCATCTGA
- the ARG1 gene encoding arginase-1 isoform X2 produces the protein MSVRPKTSAGIIWAPFSKGQAREGVEDGPAAVKEAGLIDKLTAQVLSTVLTPGCDVKDYGALQFDDIPNDRPCHNAKNPRSVGSANEKLASVVAEAKKSGRTCLVVGGDHSLAIGSISGHAKIHPDLAVIWVDAHADINTPLTSSSGNMHGQPVAFLLKELKDKMPDVPGFSWITPCLSAEDIVYIGLRDVDTAEHCILKSVGIKYYSMTEIDQLGIGKVMEETLSYLLANKKRPIHLSFDVDGLDPSLASATGTPVPGGVTLREGIYIAEELYRTGLLSVVDIMEINPARGKTQEEVNTTVNTAVSIILSCFGKAREGSHSSSYRIPQPQKSI, from the exons ATGAGTGTAAGACCGAAGACCTCAGCTGGAATCATCTGGGCTCCTTTTTCAAAAGGACAG GCACGGGAAGGAGTGGAAGACGGGCCGGCAGCGGTGAAGGAAGCTGGCCTGATTGATAAACTAACAGCCCAAG TTCTTTCCactgtgctaaccccagggtgTGATGTTAAAGATTATGGAGCCTTGCAGTTTGATGACATTCCCAATGACAGACCATGTCATAATGCAAAAAATCCTAGAAGTGTTGGGAGCGCAAATGAGAAGCTAGCCAGCGTTGTGGCAGAAGCGAAGAAGAGTGGAAGAACCTGTTTGGTAGTTGGCGGTGATCACAG CTTGGCAATTGGAAGCATATCTGGCCATGCAAAGATTCACCCTGATCTTGCTGTAATTTGGGTTGATGCCCATGCTGATATTAACACTCCATTGACATCATCATCTGGGAACATGCATGGGCAGCCAGTGGCTTTCCTTCTAAAGGAATTGAAGGACAAG ATGCCTGATGTTCCAGGATTCTCGTGGATAACCCCGTGCCTGTCTGCTGAAGACATTGTGTATATTGGACTAAGAGATGTGGACACTGCTGAACA CTGTATTCTGAAATCTGTGGGTATTAAATACTATTCGATGACTGAAATAGATCAACTTGGGATTGGGAAGGTGATGGAAGAAACACTTAGTTATTTGCTGGCCAA TAAGAAGAGACCAATTCACTTAAGTTTTGATGTTGATGGCTTGGATCCCTCTCTGGCATCAGCTACAGGGACCCCAGTTCCTGGAGGAGTGACTTTGAGGGAGGGTATCTATATAGCAGAAGAACTTTATAGAACAG ggttgcTATCGGTAGTAGATATAATGGAGATCAATCCAGCTCGTGGGAAGACACAAGAAGAAGTTAACACAACGGTCAACACAGCTGTTTCAATTATCTTGTCCTGTTTTGGTAAAGCACGTGAAGGTTCTCATAGTTCCAGTTACCGTATACCCCAGCCACAAAAATCCATCTGA